One stretch of Rosistilla oblonga DNA includes these proteins:
- a CDS encoding sodium:solute symporter family transporter: MNLDSFNLLAVTEAGTPIAALVTFILYSVAVVLLAVASQVVLQKRSFLQEYFLGSRNLGWIAFTLTFAATSASAGSFGGFPAKVYNHGWVLGLWIAGYMAVPLVSLGLLGKRLNRISKETGSITMPEMIGLRFPGHAVRGLATGMIVVLMSIYLVPQFKMAGVILQSLLHDFVFWQTAAGYMQQLTADIPILQADDPGYLLGLFVFSSMVIVYTSLGGFRAVVWTDVLQGIVMLFGVLGLLVLVLSQVGGLTKATQTLAKMQPPNLGMVEFSTDGSIDQPTRVAMDTWFEVGPDRLFRTNAAAYIDPETGRSAPIKTVEIMGEEEKQRIRRDLLSGAAPALPPGLTVELDEFHPYAYGAGKEGVYTTAPGPSARSEVGFLPLSLAFSFFLFWSIGGSGQPSNMIRQMSFDRVRTLKRSMIFLTFYFGAIYFPLVVIFVCGRVLVPGLDQDPDRIMAALSLTAATAADVPWLAGLLIAAPFAAAMSTVDSFMLMISSSLVRDIYQPMVKGDVSDRTVKMLSYGCTFSVGTIVMLVAISPPKFLQDLVVFTSGGLSSSFLVPVFLGVYWTRYNSIGAVCGMLTGFFTFLSMYGIGYLMYGSLRAYEPLSFDPMIVGVLGSGIGSLIGCLSSPPPPRNIVHMFFGAKSPGSPAKGDAAASETV, encoded by the coding sequence GTGAACCTCGACTCTTTTAATCTCCTGGCGGTGACCGAAGCTGGCACGCCGATCGCCGCTCTGGTCACCTTCATTCTCTATTCGGTCGCCGTGGTCCTGTTGGCGGTTGCCAGCCAGGTCGTGTTGCAAAAGCGATCGTTCCTGCAAGAGTATTTTCTCGGCAGCCGCAATCTCGGTTGGATCGCGTTCACGCTAACCTTCGCCGCCACCAGCGCTTCGGCCGGTTCCTTCGGCGGCTTTCCGGCCAAGGTCTACAACCACGGTTGGGTGCTGGGGCTGTGGATCGCCGGCTACATGGCGGTCCCGTTGGTCTCGCTGGGGCTGTTGGGGAAACGACTGAACCGGATCTCCAAGGAAACCGGTTCGATCACGATGCCCGAAATGATCGGTTTGCGTTTCCCCGGCCACGCCGTCCGCGGTCTGGCGACTGGGATGATCGTGGTGCTGATGAGCATCTATCTGGTGCCGCAGTTTAAGATGGCCGGCGTGATTCTGCAGTCGTTGCTGCACGATTTCGTCTTCTGGCAAACCGCTGCCGGGTACATGCAGCAACTGACGGCCGACATCCCGATTTTGCAAGCCGATGATCCGGGCTACCTGTTGGGATTGTTCGTCTTTTCGTCGATGGTGATCGTCTACACATCGTTGGGCGGTTTCCGCGCTGTCGTCTGGACCGATGTGCTGCAAGGGATCGTGATGCTGTTCGGCGTCCTAGGCCTGTTGGTCCTGGTCCTTTCGCAAGTCGGCGGACTGACGAAAGCGACACAAACGTTGGCTAAGATGCAGCCGCCCAACTTGGGAATGGTCGAATTTTCGACCGATGGGTCGATCGATCAACCGACGCGAGTCGCGATGGATACGTGGTTCGAAGTCGGCCCGGATCGCTTGTTCCGCACCAACGCGGCGGCTTACATCGATCCCGAAACCGGACGCTCTGCCCCGATCAAGACGGTCGAGATCATGGGGGAAGAGGAGAAGCAGCGGATCCGCCGCGATCTGCTATCGGGAGCGGCTCCCGCATTGCCACCTGGGCTGACCGTCGAACTCGACGAATTTCATCCCTATGCCTATGGAGCTGGAAAGGAAGGCGTCTACACGACCGCCCCGGGACCAAGCGCCCGTTCGGAAGTCGGTTTCCTGCCGCTGTCGCTCGCCTTTTCGTTTTTCCTGTTCTGGTCGATCGGCGGATCGGGGCAACCGAGCAATATGATTCGGCAGATGAGTTTCGATCGGGTGCGAACGCTGAAGCGATCGATGATCTTCCTGACCTTCTATTTCGGTGCGATCTATTTCCCGTTGGTGGTGATCTTTGTCTGCGGCCGCGTTTTGGTCCCCGGCTTGGATCAAGATCCCGACCGGATCATGGCGGCTCTTTCGTTGACCGCCGCGACCGCCGCGGACGTTCCTTGGCTGGCGGGCCTGCTGATCGCAGCGCCGTTTGCCGCGGCGATGTCGACGGTCGACAGCTTCATGTTGATGATCTCTTCGTCGCTGGTCCGCGATATCTACCAACCGATGGTCAAGGGCGACGTTTCGGATCGGACGGTCAAGATGCTCAGCTACGGCTGCACGTTTTCGGTTGGCACGATCGTGATGTTGGTTGCGATCAGCCCTCCCAAATTCCTGCAGGACCTTGTCGTCTTCACCTCCGGCGGCCTTTCGTCGTCGTTTTTGGTCCCCGTCTTTTTGGGCGTCTATTGGACCCGTTACAACTCGATCGGCGCCGTCTGCGGGATGCTGACCGGGTTCTTCACGTTCCTGTCGATGTACGGGATCGGGTATCTGATGTACGGCAGTTTGCGTGCCTACGAACCGCTTTCGTTTGACCCGATGATCGTCGGTGTGTTGGGATCGGGGATCGGCAGTCTGATCGGTTGCCTTTCGTCGCCGCCGCCACCGCGAAACATCGTGCATATGTTTTTCGGAGCGAAGTCGCCGGGCTCGCCAGCAAAGGGTGACGCGGCCGCAAGCGAAACGGTTTGA
- a CDS encoding TolC family protein, whose amino-acid sequence MNRTQYQYAVYLQIALLVVATGCRTPTQPFYLHEDGDLSHYLDTATAIEYPDVELPKLEDVLQAKAPLTVDNHEYEFWDVTLEECVSIALNNSKILRTVSGTAQQRQNTAAQILSGSPDGLGSTYDPAIQSSTTQSLPLTIDSDGNRTLPRGAIRASQVGGVEDALAEFDAQMSSFLSYDTTDRPRNVGANNGFSAQQFRAWDSTQQLALSKRLATGGVATLREQIIYSRNNIPANLTSNAGRLVPSDYTVVLEAEVQHPLMRNRGTMVNRVPVVLASLNEDSSLTEFEALVRNLVADVENAYWELYCAYRNVETTQIARDSAQATARFAQLNLESGSGTAQDVAQAEEQFFAFSAQLTTALAGTNVPGNDPFGVYGRERELRNLMGIASTDGRLARPIDEPSLAAVKFDWHELTTEALYRSPELRAQKIRIKQRELECLVAKNQMLPDLNLSFSARWVGVGDTLGPSDRDGGNLPGNNFPNSALADLTGGDHTEVGARLEFTPPAVGSRREKARVRNAQLQLRREEAFLQEKELAMVHQLSDAVGKLQVHYDLIHNSFQRWAAAEREVRARLAEYEGGRSPVNVVLQSQQRRALAQIEYYRSLCEYNKSIAYVHYLKGTLLDYNNITLSEGPWVDKAYWDALERARERDASYYMNYGYTRPGVVRQGPVKTNVNNVMIDNETVMGDEVGEIYYEDAMPMEVVPGDVEFNSINPPLSNNSAVSPGPTTSAMDSKKRSVIAPASYQAVGENASSSNPYRG is encoded by the coding sequence ATGAATCGCACACAATATCAATACGCAGTCTACCTGCAGATCGCGCTGCTTGTCGTAGCAACGGGTTGTCGTACACCTACGCAACCGTTCTACCTACACGAGGACGGCGATCTATCGCACTATTTGGACACCGCAACCGCGATCGAGTATCCGGATGTCGAGCTACCCAAGTTGGAGGATGTCTTGCAAGCCAAGGCGCCGCTGACGGTCGACAATCACGAATACGAGTTCTGGGATGTGACGTTGGAAGAGTGCGTATCGATCGCGCTGAACAACAGCAAGATCCTTCGCACCGTTTCGGGAACGGCCCAACAACGTCAGAACACAGCGGCTCAGATTCTGAGCGGTTCGCCTGACGGATTGGGTTCGACCTACGACCCCGCGATTCAATCATCGACCACTCAGTCGTTGCCATTGACCATCGACAGCGATGGCAACCGCACGCTGCCACGTGGTGCGATCCGAGCTTCGCAGGTTGGTGGTGTCGAAGACGCGTTGGCTGAATTCGACGCTCAGATGAGCAGCTTCTTGAGCTACGATACAACCGATCGCCCGCGAAACGTCGGAGCCAACAACGGTTTCAGCGCACAGCAATTCCGTGCTTGGGACAGCACCCAACAGTTGGCGTTGTCCAAACGACTCGCCACCGGTGGTGTTGCCACACTTCGCGAGCAGATCATCTACTCACGTAACAACATCCCGGCGAACCTGACTTCCAACGCTGGACGTCTGGTTCCCAGCGACTACACCGTCGTCCTGGAAGCTGAAGTACAACATCCTTTGATGCGAAACCGCGGCACGATGGTCAATCGCGTCCCCGTGGTTCTGGCTAGCTTGAACGAAGACAGCTCGCTAACCGAGTTCGAAGCATTGGTTCGCAACTTGGTCGCCGACGTCGAGAACGCTTACTGGGAACTGTATTGTGCTTACCGCAACGTCGAAACAACCCAGATCGCTCGCGACAGTGCTCAAGCGACAGCTCGATTCGCACAACTGAACTTGGAAAGTGGTTCGGGAACGGCTCAAGACGTCGCTCAAGCCGAAGAACAGTTCTTCGCCTTCAGTGCTCAATTGACAACCGCTCTGGCGGGAACCAACGTTCCCGGCAACGATCCCTTTGGCGTCTACGGCCGCGAACGCGAACTCCGCAACCTGATGGGCATCGCTTCGACCGATGGACGACTTGCACGTCCGATCGACGAACCGTCGCTGGCTGCTGTCAAATTCGACTGGCACGAACTAACCACCGAAGCTTTGTATCGCAGCCCCGAACTGCGTGCTCAAAAGATCCGCATCAAACAACGTGAACTCGAATGCTTGGTCGCCAAGAACCAGATGCTGCCCGACTTGAACCTTTCGTTCTCGGCTCGCTGGGTCGGCGTTGGCGACACACTGGGACCATCGGACCGCGATGGCGGAAACCTTCCCGGCAACAATTTTCCAAACTCCGCTCTGGCCGACCTGACCGGCGGGGACCATACCGAAGTTGGTGCACGATTGGAATTCACACCACCCGCGGTTGGATCGCGACGCGAGAAGGCTCGGGTTCGCAATGCTCAACTGCAACTGCGACGCGAGGAAGCGTTCTTGCAAGAGAAGGAATTGGCGATGGTGCATCAATTGAGCGATGCGGTCGGCAAGTTGCAGGTGCACTACGACCTGATCCACAACAGTTTCCAACGCTGGGCCGCTGCGGAGCGAGAAGTCCGCGCTCGATTGGCTGAATACGAAGGTGGCCGATCGCCGGTCAACGTGGTCCTACAAAGTCAACAACGTCGTGCCTTGGCACAGATCGAATACTACCGATCGCTTTGCGAATACAACAAATCGATCGCCTACGTCCATTACCTCAAGGGAACCCTGCTCGATTACAACAACATCACCCTCAGCGAAGGACCATGGGTCGACAAGGCTTACTGGGATGCGTTGGAACGAGCTCGCGAACGCGACGCCAGCTACTACATGAACTACGGCTACACACGTCCAGGCGTTGTCCGCCAAGGTCCTGTTAAGACAAACGTCAACAACGTGATGATCGACAACGAGACCGTGATGGGTGACGAAGTCGGCGAGATCTACTACGAGGATGCGATGCCGATGGAAGTCGTGCCAGGAGATGTTGAGTTCAACAGCATCAACCCGCCGCTGAGCAACAACTCGGCGGTCAGCCCGGGCCCGACGACATCGGCGATGGATTCGAAGAAACGATCGGTGATCGCACCGGCCAGCTACCAAGCGGTCGGTGAGAATGCCAGCTCCTCGAATCCCTATCGAGGATAG
- a CDS encoding DUF1015 domain-containing protein, with product MPRIKAFRALRPQADNAAKVASVPYDVCDRDEAVELAAGNPDSFLHIVRPDIDLPADTNPYDDAIYAKASDNLQRFLRDNVLQQDDGDAIFLYRQVMNGNSQVGVVCCCHVEDYENNLILKHEKTRKAKEDDRTRHVLTLGAHTGPVFLTYRDDSKTNAMVETAITEAPLYDFTAADGVQHTVWKIDNAGDYVSALSAVPKFYVADGHHRAASAWRAGAERRDNNPNHTGDEEYNWFLTVLFPASQLNILSYNRVLKDLNGQSVEQIREKLGQLGTFEPITDPVPPTAGSFCFYLGGSWYRLTLPADSIDHNHPIDSLDVALLEKRVLQPIFGIEDVRTDPRIDFVGGIRGTKALETRVDSGAWACAISMFPTSIEQLMGVSDADEIMPPKSTWFEPKLRSGLLVHLLD from the coding sequence ATGCCACGAATTAAAGCCTTCCGCGCGTTGCGTCCCCAAGCCGACAACGCAGCTAAAGTCGCCTCGGTCCCCTACGACGTGTGCGACCGCGACGAAGCGGTTGAATTGGCCGCTGGAAATCCCGATTCGTTCCTGCACATCGTTCGTCCCGACATCGATCTGCCGGCCGATACGAATCCCTACGACGACGCGATCTACGCCAAAGCGTCCGACAACCTGCAGCGTTTTCTCCGCGATAACGTCCTGCAACAAGACGACGGCGACGCGATCTTCCTGTACCGCCAGGTCATGAATGGCAACAGCCAAGTCGGCGTCGTCTGCTGCTGCCACGTCGAAGATTACGAAAATAACCTGATCTTAAAGCACGAAAAAACACGCAAAGCGAAAGAGGACGACCGCACGCGCCACGTCCTCACCTTGGGTGCTCACACCGGCCCCGTCTTCTTGACCTACCGCGACGACAGCAAGACCAACGCGATGGTCGAAACCGCGATCACCGAAGCGCCGCTGTATGACTTCACCGCGGCCGATGGAGTCCAACACACGGTCTGGAAGATCGACAACGCGGGGGATTACGTTTCCGCATTGTCCGCCGTTCCTAAGTTCTATGTCGCCGACGGACATCACCGCGCCGCTAGTGCTTGGCGAGCCGGAGCCGAACGCCGCGACAACAACCCCAACCACACCGGCGACGAAGAATACAATTGGTTCCTGACGGTTCTGTTCCCCGCCAGCCAATTGAACATCTTGTCCTACAACCGCGTCCTCAAAGACCTCAACGGCCAATCGGTCGAACAGATCCGCGAGAAACTGGGTCAGTTGGGCACGTTTGAACCGATCACCGATCCCGTGCCGCCAACCGCTGGTTCGTTCTGCTTCTACCTGGGCGGATCGTGGTACCGTTTGACCCTGCCGGCCGATTCGATCGATCACAACCATCCGATCGACTCGCTCGACGTGGCGCTGCTGGAAAAACGCGTCCTGCAACCGATCTTCGGAATCGAAGACGTCCGCACCGATCCGCGAATCGATTTCGTCGGCGGCATCCGCGGCACCAAGGCGCTGGAAACGCGAGTCGATTCGGGCGCCTGGGCCTGTGCGATTTCGATGTTCCCGACGTCGATCGAGCAGTTGATGGGCGTTTCGGACGCCGATGAGATCATGCCGCCCAAGAGCACTTGGTTCGAACCAAAGCTGCGCAGCGGTCTGCTGGTTCACTTGTTGGACTGA
- the cysD gene encoding sulfate adenylyltransferase subunit CysD: MTDYNLTHLKQLEAESIHIIREVVSEFQNPVMLYSIGKDSAVMVQLALKAFYPAKPPFPLMHVDTTWKFREMIEFRDTYVRDELGLELIVHINEEGRELGIHPLDDSEKHTEVMKTDGLKQALDKHGFDAAFGGARRDEEKSRAKERVFSFRDRRHRWDPKNQRPELWNLYNTKVNKGESIRVFPLSNWTELDVWQYIHLENIPIVPLYKSAVRQVVERDGVLIMLDDERVQLRPGEKPMEKMVRFRTLGCYPLTGAVESEATTLPEIIQEMLLTRTSERQGRLIDKDEGGAGMQKKKERGYF, translated from the coding sequence ATGACTGATTATAACCTAACGCATCTAAAACAGCTCGAAGCCGAGAGTATCCACATCATCCGCGAAGTGGTCTCGGAGTTTCAGAACCCGGTGATGCTCTATTCGATCGGCAAAGATTCGGCGGTCATGGTGCAGTTGGCACTGAAGGCGTTTTATCCCGCCAAGCCGCCGTTCCCGCTGATGCATGTCGATACGACGTGGAAATTCCGCGAGATGATCGAATTCCGCGACACCTACGTTCGCGATGAACTGGGGCTGGAATTGATCGTCCATATCAATGAAGAGGGACGTGAGCTGGGGATCCACCCGTTGGATGACAGCGAAAAGCACACCGAAGTGATGAAGACCGACGGCCTCAAGCAGGCGTTGGACAAACACGGTTTCGACGCCGCGTTTGGTGGAGCTCGCCGCGACGAAGAGAAGAGCCGCGCGAAAGAGCGAGTCTTTTCGTTCCGCGATCGCCGGCATCGCTGGGATCCGAAAAACCAACGTCCCGAGTTGTGGAACCTCTACAACACCAAGGTCAATAAAGGGGAGAGCATCCGCGTCTTCCCGTTGAGCAATTGGACCGAGCTGGATGTTTGGCAATACATCCACCTGGAAAACATCCCGATCGTGCCGCTGTACAAATCGGCGGTCCGCCAAGTGGTCGAGCGCGATGGCGTGCTGATCATGTTGGACGACGAACGAGTCCAACTGCGTCCGGGCGAAAAGCCGATGGAGAAGATGGTCCGCTTCCGCACCTTGGGCTGTTACCCGTTGACCGGCGCTGTCGAATCCGAAGCGACGACGCTGCCCGAGATCATCCAAGAAATGTTGCTAACTCGCACCAGCGAACGCCAAGGCCGCCTGATCGATAAGGATGAGGGAGGTGCAGGCATGCAGAAGAAAAAGGAACGCGGATACTTCTAA
- a CDS encoding TadE/TadG family type IV pilus assembly protein gives MNRSQIANTTDRPRRRRGKRRGQDRRGAAVVEFAVVANTLFLVIFTCVEFSRLNLIRNTAQNSAYYGARAAMVSGATAQDAIDTAENLLDAIGAKGVTVTVNDGAPLTSTTEKIVVKVEVKYNKNAFFAPLFIPDHKCVATSNVKAERYDFFFDGG, from the coding sequence ATGAACCGATCACAAATCGCCAACACGACCGATCGTCCTCGACGACGCCGCGGCAAACGCCGTGGGCAGGATCGTCGCGGCGCGGCAGTTGTCGAATTTGCAGTCGTCGCCAACACGCTGTTTCTGGTGATCTTCACCTGTGTCGAGTTCTCGCGACTGAACCTGATTCGCAACACCGCGCAGAACAGCGCTTATTATGGTGCTCGAGCCGCGATGGTTTCGGGAGCGACGGCGCAAGATGCCATCGATACGGCAGAGAATCTGCTCGATGCGATTGGAGCCAAAGGCGTGACCGTGACGGTCAACGATGGCGCACCACTTACTTCGACGACAGAGAAGATCGTCGTGAAGGTCGAAGTCAAATACAACAAGAACGCGTTTTTCGCGCCGCTGTTTATCCCCGACCACAAGTGCGTGGCGACGTCGAACGTCAAAGCCGAACGTTACGACTTCTTCTTCGACGGCGGCTGA
- a CDS encoding BBP7 family outer membrane beta-barrel protein, which yields MFARVVILIALCCVPAASLVVGQETAGPSWRFRFPESNGAETSSQSQTDRVDVASLPPKPAYKKPSRIQVPSLADSQIVIPSEASSPSDNRDLADRNFEDELQENEAAERIADARLAANGDQDPYAILPTAFRNQITNFGGTFSTWLPFRRTGRFWVNPDYLYWSAEGMRTPALVTSSPSGTPRDQAAFLGGPDTTVLFGQQDLNGGWQSGYRITAGFALDPNLRWQLEGDYLKIFDRNESFSAASDDQVAPTNILGRPFFDLINGRETAQLISYEDVVSGRISVNAESKLSSFGLYGRGATCPTPGPCDVIAINSPLSMQIGRFDVLFGYRYANLRDSLVFAEDLRSLDVANPGSFQIRESFQTKNEFNGIELGMAYHGRWNRFTTELVAKVAAGNNKQTVQIDGYSDIVEAGFLERFPGGVLAQRTNIGEYKRNELAVLPQLTFNLGARVTRYVTLRAGYSLFYLSNVVRAGDQIDTDLNPNLFPPEQMPLVDSVLRPEFEFRETDFWAHGANFGADIRF from the coding sequence TTGTTCGCTCGCGTTGTTATTCTGATCGCCTTATGCTGCGTCCCCGCTGCGTCGCTTGTCGTTGGACAAGAGACAGCCGGTCCGTCGTGGCGTTTTCGCTTTCCCGAATCCAACGGTGCCGAGACGTCGAGCCAATCGCAAACCGATCGCGTCGATGTCGCTTCGCTCCCACCGAAGCCCGCATACAAAAAGCCGTCGCGGATCCAAGTCCCTTCGCTGGCCGATTCTCAGATCGTGATCCCCAGTGAAGCGTCGAGTCCATCGGACAATCGAGATTTGGCGGACCGAAATTTCGAAGACGAACTGCAAGAGAACGAAGCGGCGGAGCGGATTGCCGATGCGCGATTGGCGGCCAATGGCGACCAGGATCCGTATGCCATCCTGCCGACGGCGTTTCGAAATCAGATCACCAACTTTGGCGGAACGTTTAGCACCTGGTTACCCTTCCGCCGCACCGGCCGCTTTTGGGTCAACCCCGACTATTTATATTGGTCCGCCGAAGGGATGCGCACTCCCGCCCTGGTCACCTCCAGCCCCTCGGGGACGCCGCGAGACCAAGCCGCCTTTTTGGGAGGCCCCGACACAACCGTGCTGTTTGGCCAGCAAGACCTTAACGGTGGTTGGCAGAGTGGTTATCGAATCACGGCCGGATTTGCCTTGGATCCCAACTTGCGATGGCAGCTCGAAGGTGACTACTTAAAGATCTTCGACCGCAACGAATCGTTTTCTGCCGCTTCGGACGATCAAGTCGCCCCGACGAATATCCTCGGTCGGCCGTTCTTCGATCTGATCAACGGACGCGAAACCGCTCAATTGATCTCCTACGAAGACGTCGTCTCGGGGCGGATCAGCGTCAATGCGGAATCGAAGCTCAGCTCGTTTGGTCTCTACGGCCGCGGAGCGACTTGCCCGACGCCTGGCCCCTGCGATGTGATTGCGATCAACAGTCCGCTGAGCATGCAGATCGGCCGCTTCGACGTCCTGTTTGGATATCGATACGCCAACCTGCGAGATAGCCTGGTGTTTGCTGAAGACCTGCGCAGTCTGGACGTTGCCAATCCGGGATCGTTCCAAATTCGAGAGAGCTTCCAAACGAAAAACGAATTCAACGGCATCGAGCTGGGCATGGCTTATCACGGTCGCTGGAATCGGTTTACAACCGAACTGGTCGCCAAAGTCGCGGCGGGTAACAACAAGCAGACCGTCCAGATCGATGGCTACAGCGACATCGTCGAAGCCGGTTTCCTGGAACGCTTCCCCGGCGGCGTGCTGGCGCAGCGGACAAACATCGGCGAATACAAGCGGAACGAACTGGCGGTCTTGCCTCAGTTGACCTTCAACCTCGGTGCTCGGGTGACGCGTTACGTCACGCTTCGCGCCGGATATTCGCTGTTCTATCTCAGCAACGTTGTCCGAGCCGGAGACCAGATCGATACCGATCTGAACCCCAACCTGTTCCCGCCCGAACAAATGCCGCTGGTCGACTCGGTCCTGCGTCCCGAATTCGAATTCCGCGAGACCGATTTCTGGGCTCACGGTGCCAATTTTGGTGCCGACATCCGGTTCTAG
- a CDS encoding TadE family protein produces the protein MYRSNRKSQRTGAAVVEMAICLPVLIALTVATIDVCSVMFLKESLSIAAYEGARVGVARGGTNAQATARVKEILDERGITYNDGNVVQIQRTDSPTNGGFNSAETLEHCRILVQVPASGNVLSPAKLFTSGNIQSFVWMRKEYENID, from the coding sequence GTGTACAGAAGCAATAGAAAGTCACAACGCACCGGAGCCGCTGTCGTCGAGATGGCGATCTGTCTACCGGTTTTGATCGCCCTGACCGTGGCGACGATCGACGTTTGCTCGGTGATGTTTTTAAAAGAATCGCTGTCGATCGCGGCTTACGAAGGGGCTCGTGTCGGAGTCGCTCGCGGCGGCACCAACGCTCAAGCGACAGCGCGAGTGAAGGAGATCTTGGACGAACGGGGAATTACCTACAACGACGGCAACGTCGTGCAGATCCAACGCACCGACAGTCCAACCAACGGCGGCTTCAATTCCGCCGAGACGCTGGAACATTGCCGAATCCTGGTCCAAGTTCCCGCCAGCGGAAACGTCCTCTCGCCGGCAAAGCTGTTTACCAGCGGGAATATCCAGTCGTTCGTCTGGATGCGGAAAGAGTACGAGAACATCGACTGA
- the cysN gene encoding sulfate adenylyltransferase subunit CysN — translation MSHQSDLISTDINAYLKQHEQKQLLRFITCGSVDDGKSTLIGRLLFDSKMLYEDELAKMEADSKTQGAAGGEFDPALATDGLKEEREQGITIDVAYRYFSTARRKFIIADTPGHEQYTRNMATGASSADLAVILIDARHGVMTQTKRHSFIVSLLGIRHVVVAINKMDLVDFSEEKYNEICADYKSFAVRLDLPDLHFIPLSALNGDNVVEPSPNTPWYRGSTLMNFLESVYIGSDRNLQDFRFPVQWVNRPNLDFRGFCGTIASGIIRQGDEVMIMPSRKTTKVKEIVTHDGNLEEAFASQSVTLTLADEVDCSRGDMIVRPGNVPQTADAIEAILVWMSASPMVPGKTYVVKHATQTVTGAIETLRYQIDVNTVHRTLSPQLNLNEIGRCRLSLNESICFDAYRNNRATGALILIDRLTNETVAAGMILDRSSSGKSQAIWEEDLAESTGEEDSSGQLSQVSSEEREARYGQKPATVLLTGLTCSGKTTIARAVERRLFDSGRSVSVLDGQQVRRGLSKDLGYSFEDRSENLRRAAYSAHLVNDSGLICIASFVAPNASVRDKVASVIGKERFLTIHVDAPIDVCRSRDTTGQYADADAGKLQDFPGVSAPYEAPEAADLTLNTDTQSIDACVDAVIDLLKQRGFIR, via the coding sequence ATGTCGCATCAATCTGACCTCATTTCGACAGACATCAACGCCTACTTGAAGCAGCACGAGCAGAAGCAACTGCTCCGTTTCATCACCTGCGGTAGCGTCGACGATGGCAAAAGCACGCTGATCGGGCGGCTGTTGTTCGATTCGAAGATGCTCTACGAAGACGAATTGGCCAAGATGGAAGCCGATTCGAAAACCCAAGGTGCTGCCGGCGGTGAATTTGATCCGGCCCTGGCGACCGACGGTTTGAAAGAGGAGCGGGAGCAGGGGATCACGATCGACGTCGCCTACCGCTACTTCAGCACCGCGCGGCGGAAGTTCATCATCGCCGACACTCCCGGCCACGAACAATACACTCGCAACATGGCGACCGGTGCCAGTTCAGCCGACCTCGCGGTGATCCTGATCGACGCCCGCCACGGCGTGATGACACAGACAAAACGGCACAGCTTTATCGTTTCGCTGCTGGGCATCCGGCACGTTGTCGTCGCGATCAACAAGATGGATCTGGTCGACTTCAGCGAAGAGAAATACAACGAGATCTGCGCCGACTACAAATCGTTTGCCGTCCGCTTGGACCTGCCCGATCTGCACTTCATCCCGTTGTCGGCTCTGAATGGCGACAACGTCGTCGAACCGAGCCCCAACACGCCGTGGTACCGCGGCAGCACGCTGATGAATTTCCTGGAGTCGGTCTACATCGGATCGGACCGCAACCTGCAGGATTTCCGCTTCCCCGTGCAATGGGTCAATCGCCCCAACCTCGACTTCCGCGGCTTCTGCGGCACGATCGCATCGGGCATCATCCGCCAAGGGGATGAGGTCATGATCATGCCAAGTCGCAAGACGACAAAGGTCAAGGAGATCGTGACCCATGACGGCAACTTGGAAGAGGCGTTTGCATCGCAATCGGTCACGCTGACGTTGGCCGACGAAGTCGATTGCAGCCGCGGCGACATGATCGTCCGACCGGGCAATGTGCCGCAAACCGCCGACGCGATCGAAGCGATTCTGGTTTGGATGAGCGCCAGCCCGATGGTCCCCGGAAAGACATACGTCGTCAAACACGCGACGCAAACGGTCACCGGAGCGATCGAAACGCTGCGTTATCAAATCGATGTGAACACCGTCCACCGCACGCTATCGCCGCAGTTGAACCTAAATGAAATCGGCCGCTGCCGATTGTCGCTGAACGAATCGATCTGCTTCGACGCCTATCGCAACAACCGAGCGACCGGAGCGTTGATCCTGATCGATCGATTGACCAACGAAACCGTTGCCGCCGGCATGATCCTCGACCGCAGCTCCAGCGGTAAGAGCCAAGCGATCTGGGAAGAAGACCTCGCTGAATCGACGGGCGAAGAGGATAGCAGCGGCCAGTTGAGCCAAGTCAGCTCCGAGGAACGCGAAGCCCGTTACGGTCAAAAGCCGGCGACGGTCTTGCTGACCGGCCTGACATGCAGCGGCAAAACGACGATCGCTCGCGCCGTCGAACGTCGGCTGTTCGATTCGGGCCGTTCGGTCTCGGTCCTCGATGGCCAACAGGTTCGTCGCGGATTGAGCAAAGACCTCGGATACAGTTTTGAAGATCGCAGCGAAAACCTTCGCCGCGCCGCCTACTCGGCTCACCTTGTGAACGATTCGGGGCTGATCTGCATCGCATCGTTTGTCGCCCCCAACGCTTCGGTCCGCGATAAGGTGGCCAGCGTGATCGGCAAGGAACGCTTCTTGACGATCCACGTCGACGCACCGATCGACGTCTGTCGCTCGCGCGACACCACCGGGCAATACGCCGACGCCGATGCGGGCAAGCTGCAGGATTTCCCAGGCGTCAGCGCTCCTTATGAAGCTCCCGAAGCGGCCGATCTGACGCTGAACACCGATACGCAAAGCATCGATGCCTGCGTCGACGCGGTGATCGATCTGCTGAAACAACGCGGCTTCATCCGCTAA